The following DNA comes from Amycolatopsis albispora.
CAGGTACAGCACCGAATCACCGTCCCGCACGGCCAGGTGCACGGTGTCGCTCAGCTGCGCGGACAACTCCTCCAGCACCGGCCGCGCCACTACCGGCAGCGGATTGCCGTGCAGCGCCTGGAACCCCAGCTCGATCAGCGTCGGCCCGAGTGTGTAGCCCTCCCGCCCGCTGCGCAGGTAACCCTCGCTGACCAGCAGCTGGACCAGCCGGTGCGCGGTGCTGCGGCCCAGCCCGGTGCGCGCGACCAGCGCACGCAGATCGGTCGCGCCGTCGGCGACGGCGCGGATCACCGCGAGGCCGCGGGCGAGCGTCTGGGTGCCCGGCGGGGGAGCGTCTGCCACGGCGTCATCCTACATATAGGGACGGCATTCGCATTATTGGGAACCGCGTCGCACAGTGCCCCCTGTGACGGACACCGAACCCGCCCTGGTCGCGCTCGACTGGGGGACCTCCGGCCAGCGCGCCTGGCTGCTCGGCACCGGTGGCCGCGTCCTGGACGGCCGCCGCTCGAAGCGCGGGCTGCTGGCCGTCACCGAGGGCATCGACCCCGGCGACCCGGCCGCCCGCGCCGCCGCCTACGAGACGGCCTTCCGGCAGGCCTGCGGCGACTGGCTCACCGCGCACCCCGGCCTGCCCGCCATCGCCTGCGGCATGGTGGGCAGCGCGCAGGGCTGGACCGACACCGGCTACCGCGCCGTTCCCTCCACTTTGGACTTCACCGGCCTGGTCCCGGTGCCGCACCGCGACGGCGTGCTCCACCTGGTGCCCGGCCTGCGGATCCCGTCCGGTGACCGGCCCGGCGACGTGCTGCGCGGTGAGGAGACCCAGCTCGCCGGCATGCTCGACGTGCTCACCGGGCCGTGCACCGTGGTGCTCCCCGGCACGCACACCAAGTGGGTCCGCGTCGAGGGCGACACGGTGACCGGGTTCGCCACCTCGATGTCGGGCGAACTGCACGGCCTGCTGACCAAGCACGGCATCTTCGCGCGCACGGCCGCCGAACCGGTCCGGGACGACGCGGCGTTCGAACGCGGGCTCGCGGCCGGGCGGCGGTCGCGCGGGCTGGCCGCGGAGCTGTTCGGCGCCCGCCCGCTGGTGCTCGACGGCGCGCTCGCCCCGGCGTCCCTGCCCGACTACCTCTCCGGCGTGCTGCTCGCCGACGAGGTCGCGCACCAGCTGTCCACTTCGGACACCGAGCGCGTGGTGCTGTGCGGCACGGCCGACCTGTGCCGCCGCTACGCCGCCGCGCTCGCCGACCGGGGCGTGGCGGCCGTGGTGCTGACCGAGGAGACCACCGTCCGCGGCCTGTGGCGCATCGCCACCGCGGCCGGGCTGGTCCACCACACTCCAGAAAGGACACCGCAACCGTGACCGGGCTGATCGCGATCCTGCGTGGCGTCACCCCCGCCGAGGTGGCGGGAATCGGCCACGCGCTCGCCGACGCCGGCATCACCGGCATCGAGGTGCCGCTCAACTCTCCCGAGCCGTTCACCAGCGTGCGGCTGCTCGCCGACGCGCTCGGCGACCGGTGTGAGATCGGCGCGGGCACCGTGCTCACCGCCGAGGACGCCGGGCGCGCCCAGGAAGCGGGCGCCCGGATGATCGTGGCGCCCAACTGCGACCCCGCAGTCATCCGCGCCGCGGTCGAGCTGGGCATGACGCCGTACCCG
Coding sequences within:
- a CDS encoding 2-dehydro-3-deoxygalactonokinase, with translation MTDTEPALVALDWGTSGQRAWLLGTGGRVLDGRRSKRGLLAVTEGIDPGDPAARAAAYETAFRQACGDWLTAHPGLPAIACGMVGSAQGWTDTGYRAVPSTLDFTGLVPVPHRDGVLHLVPGLRIPSGDRPGDVLRGEETQLAGMLDVLTGPCTVVLPGTHTKWVRVEGDTVTGFATSMSGELHGLLTKHGIFARTAAEPVRDDAAFERGLAAGRRSRGLAAELFGARPLVLDGALAPASLPDYLSGVLLADEVAHQLSTSDTERVVLCGTADLCRRYAAALADRGVAAVVLTEETTVRGLWRIATAAGLVHHTPERTPQP
- a CDS encoding 2-dehydro-3-deoxy-6-phosphogalactonate aldolase encodes the protein MTGLIAILRGVTPAEVAGIGHALADAGITGIEVPLNSPEPFTSVRLLADALGDRCEIGAGTVLTAEDAGRAQEAGARMIVAPNCDPAVIRAAVELGMTPYPGVATPTEAFTAIAAGARHLKLFPAGAVGTGGAAAWRAVLPPDVGLLPVGGVDGTNLAAWAAVDGVVGAGLGSCLYRPGDTAEVVGARAGELRRIWDGTSQ